In one window of Enterobacteriaceae endosymbiont of Plateumaris rustica DNA:
- the odhB gene encoding 2-oxoglutarate dehydrogenase complex dihydrolipoyllysine-residue succinyltransferase translates to MNIINIIVPELPESVNNAVIVQWHKKTGDKIYLDDILVELETDKVILEVPATHNGILNSILVNAGDVVQSQQIIGTINLIENLKKDTILNISNNKKIFLKEQINHINEKNFTNKTIDDFSPSIRKKIKQNNITIDQINNFNNLNINKLKKFQTKEKNRLLKNNFRRVKMTQIRKHIAKRLMESKNNSVMLTTFNEVNMQEIINLKNKYGKIFQKKYEIKLGLTSFHVKAVSQALKSFPKLNAFIDGEDIIYNDIYHINIALSTERGLLTPIIKNTNNLSLVEIEKKIKKLIIKANTNKLSVDDLSSGNFTITNGGVFGSLISTPIINPPQSAILGIHAINNRPFVLNNKISIVPIMYLALSYDHRLIDGKDSIKFLFLIKQLLEDPFRLLLNI, encoded by the coding sequence ATGAATATTATTAATATTATTGTTCCAGAATTACCGGAATCAGTTAATAACGCTGTTATAGTTCAGTGGCATAAAAAAACAGGAGATAAAATATATCTTGATGATATTCTTGTAGAATTAGAAACTGATAAAGTTATATTAGAAGTCCCTGCTACTCATAATGGTATTTTAAATAGTATTTTAGTTAATGCAGGTGATGTAGTACAATCTCAACAAATTATAGGTACAATAAATTTAATAGAAAATTTAAAAAAAGATACTATACTAAATATATCAAATAATAAAAAAATTTTTTTAAAAGAACAAATTAATCATATTAATGAAAAAAATTTTACAAATAAAACTATTGATGATTTTAGTCCATCCATTCGTAAAAAGATTAAACAAAATAATATTACTATCGATCAAATAAATAATTTTAATAATTTAAATATAAATAAATTAAAAAAATTTCAAACAAAAGAAAAAAATAGATTATTAAAAAATAATTTTAGACGTGTTAAAATGACACAAATCAGGAAACATATTGCTAAAAGATTAATGGAGTCAAAAAATAATTCTGTAATGTTAACAACTTTTAATGAAGTTAATATGCAAGAAATTATTAATTTAAAAAATAAATATGGTAAAATTTTTCAAAAAAAATATGAAATTAAATTAGGTTTAACATCTTTTCATGTAAAAGCTGTTTCTCAAGCACTTAAATCTTTTCCCAAACTTAATGCATTTATAGATGGAGAAGATATTATTTATAATGACATATATCATATTAATATTGCATTATCAACAGAAAGAGGTTTGTTAACTCCAATTATAAAAAACACAAATAATTTATCTTTAGTTGAAATTGAAAAAAAAATAAAAAAATTAATTATTAAAGCAAATACAAATAAATTATCTGTTGATGATTTATCTAGTGGTAATTTTACCATTACTAATGGAGGAGTTTTTGGATCTCTTATATCTACACCTATTATTAATCCACCACAAAGTGCTATATTAGGTATACATGCTATTAATAATAGACCATTTGTATTAAATAATAAAATTAGTATTGTTCCTATAATGTATTTAGCATTATCATATGATCATCGTTTAATAGATGGAAAAGATTCAATAAAATTTTTATTTTTGATAAAACAATTATTAGAAGATCCATTTCGTTTATTATTAAATATTTAA